TATTTCTATTTCTCTGTCCACAACAAAAATTTCATTTTTTTCGTTCGCCATAACGGCCTTTATTCCTTTTTTATGTATATAATAAAGCAGGTTACAGTTTGCAAGCGTATGATCCATACGGTTTCCTATACCGCCGATTATAATAATTTCGTCCGCTCCGTGATCAATAGCGGCTTCTATACCGAGAAGCGTATCGTTTTCATCTTTATGCGTCGGAAATGTTTTAACAGGCACGCCCTTTTTTTTGAAAAATTCAAATGTTTCCATATCCGTACTGTCAAAATCTCCGACTATACAGTCAGGAGTAACCCCCAGTTTCAATGCATGGCGCATTCCGCTGTCGCAGCATACGATATATGC
Above is a window of Anaerotignum faecicola DNA encoding:
- a CDS encoding thiamine diphosphokinase, yielding MKAVVFAGADIKDYGFCGKYTNNAYIVCCDSGMRHALKLGVTPDCIVGDFDSTDMETFEFFKKKGVPVKTFPTHKDENDTLLGIEAAIDHGADEIIIIGGIGNRMDHTLANCNLLYYIHKKGIKAVMANEKNEIFVVDREIEIFGEKGEIISMIPLSMEVGGITTYGLEYPLYNGALSKDGRLIAVSNVMLDDYAKITVKEGCLLVMKCRD